The Desulfuribacillus stibiiarsenatis genomic sequence TCATATCTAGAGGGGATCGCCGATTATCGAAAGTGATTTATCAAGCATGGAAAAATGGCTGTAAGTTCGATAGTTGGACTGAGCAATTCCGTAACCGCGAATGGTTACAAGCCTATCAACAAGTTGGCATCGATCCTGAATCGTATGCTTTTAGACAATATGGGTTTGATGAAATATTACCTTGGGAGCACATAAGTTCAGGTGTATCCAAAAAATATCTAAAATTAGAATACGAGCGTGCCTTATTAGGCAAGACCATAGAAGATTGCAAGACGAACAATTGTACAGGCTGTGGTGTCTGTCAATCCCTTGGTGTAGATGTTGTGGTTTGGAAGGGAGAGGAAGCATAATGGCAATTACGATTCGAGCAAGATTTTCTAAGGGAGATGCATTGCGCTATATTTCTCACCTTGACCTTCAACGGATGTTCGGTAGGGCACTACGCAGGGCTAATATTCCTGTGGCTTATAGCCAAGGGTTCAATCCACATCCACGTCTATCCTTTGGTTCAGCTTTGGGTGTCGGAACCACTAGCGAAAGTGAATTCATTGATGTCGATTTGGCTGAAATGTTAGACGAGCAAGATTTTATCACGAAGATGAATAAAATCTTACCTCCGGGCTTTTCGATTGAAGAAGCTGTAATCTACGAGACAGAGGAAGGCGCCAAGCAGAAGACGCTTATGAGTGTGATTAACACTGCTGAGTATGAGATATATTTCTATCCGCGAGAATCTAAAGTCACGATAGAGCTAGAACAAGCTTTAGCTGCATTAGATAAGCTCAATGAAACTCAAGAGTGGATCGTATCAAGATTCAGTAAGAAGAAAGATAGAGAATTAGATATTAAGCCGTTCGTCTATTGGATGGAAATTGTGTTCGATGAGCAGGTCATGATTCTGAAAGCGATGGTGAAGTCAGGCAGTGAGGCGAATGTCCGACCGGATGAACTAGTAACTGCGCTTAAAACCTATGGTGATTTACCAGAAATGCCATACCATATCCATCGTAAAAAGTTAGGAATTATCGATGAAACTAAGAGTATTAAGCAACCATTTTAGTCCAATTAGATTTCAATAGATTTTGACAGAATGTGAGTAGATGTCATGAGCAAAAAGCTGATTATCAATTGTGATAGTAGAGAAATTCGCGTAGGCGCCATAGAGAATGAGAGGCTGGTTGACCTATATATTCAACGACCGGAAAATCAACGTGTTGTAGGCAATATATATAAAGGTCGGGTCGAGAATGTGCTACCTGGGATGCAGGCAGCGTTTATTGACATTGGACTGGAGAAGAATGCATTCCTATATGTTGATGATGCAGTGCCTACCAACCATTCTGGCGGAGCCAATAATCCTACGAATCTAGATATTCAGAATGTATTGCGTCAGGGACAAGAGATTGTTGTTCAAGTCATTAAAGAGCCCTTTGGCACAAAAGGGGCCCGAGTCAGTACGAACATTAACATCCCTGGGCGTTATGTGGTGTTGATGCCACTGTCAAAATATATTGGAATCTCGCGGAAAATTGAAATGGAACTGGAGCGTGAACGATTACGTACCATTTCCGAGGGTTTATTTGGTAAAGAACAGATGGGCCTTATTGTCCGTACAGTAGCTGATGGAGTAACGGATCGTCAGCTTGAGGTAGACTATTTATACTTAAAAGGTTTATGGGAAAAGGTGCAGAAAAACCTCACGAAGGTGAAAACACCTGGACTCGTACATCGAGACTTAGAGATATTGCCACGCGTTATCCGTGATGTGTTCACGGAAGATGTCAATGAGGTTGTCATCGATACCTACGAAGATTACGTAGCGATCGTTAAGATTATTGAAAGCATTGCACCGCACAAAAAGTCTTGTGTGACTCACTATAAAGGAAAAGACCCAATTTTCCATCATTATTTAATCGAGCAAGAGCTGGATAAGGCGTTAAAACAGAAGGTTTGGCTGAAAAGCGGCGGATATCTAATCATTGATCACACAGAGGCGTTGACGGTTATAGATGTCAATACTGGGAAGTTCGTTGGGCAGAGCAGTCTGGAAGAGACTGTCGTCACTACTAACGTGGAAGCGGCGAGAGAAGTAGCATTCCAGCTCCGTTTGCGGAATATTAGCGGAATTATCATTGTCGATTTTATCGACATGCACATAGAAGGCAATCAACAAAAGGTCCTTCGTGTCCTAGAGGAAGAATTGAAGAAAGACCGTAATAAAACACATTTGCTAGGAATCACTAAATTAGGATTAGTAGAAATCACACGCAAAAAAGTACGGAAGAGCCTGAATGAATTTATTATGGGGACGTGCCAAACCTGTCATGGAACAGGAAAGACATGGTCTAAGGAAGCAACGACGAATAAAATCGATAGAGAAGTACGACATTTCCTTCGCTACTCTAAAGATGATGCGATTGTCATTGAATTACATGAAGATATAGTCTCGGAATTTAAGGGTGAGCAAGAGGAACATATTCATAGATTAGAAGATGAGTTCGGTAAACGGATTTTTATTCGCATCAAGAAGCATGTCCCGTTACAACATTTTAATATTGTGTTCTCAGGGGAAGTGCGTGATGCTACTCGCATTGCTAAATTGACGAACTTTAATTAATGAACTGTAATAAAAAGTTGACACCTAGTGGCAAAACGTGATATTCTATTTTGAGCAGTGTGCCAATGGGTAAATCCTCCGGCATACTTCAACCGCACGGAAAAGGTCTTAAACTACGGAAGTAGTACCTTTACATCGGCGAGTCTAAGTTAATAGGAGGTGCAAGTATGTACGCAATTATCGAGACAGGTGGTAAGCAATACAAGGTTGAGCAAGGAACTGAGCTTTATATCGAGAAGTTAGATGTTGAAGCTGGTGATGTTGTTAACTTTGATAAAGTATTGTTTGTTGCTAAAGACGGTCAAGTTCAGGTTGGAAGCCCTACAGTTGCTAACGCTACAGTAACGGCTAAAGTTGAGAAGCATGGTCGTGGAGAAAAGATCATCGTTTTCAAATACAAGTCCAAGAAGAACTACAAGAAAAAGCAAGGTCATCGTCAACCGTTTACAAAAGTTATCGTTGAAACTATCAACGCGTAATTACTATGGTTGAGATAAAGATCGCAAAAAATAGCTTGGATGAAATTGTCTCACTCCAAGTAAATGGGCATGCTGGATACGCGGACGCAGGACAAGATATTGTCTGTTCAGCAGTATCGATTCTAACATTTAATACCATTAACAGTATTGAGCATTTTTTAAAGGCGAAACTCCATCCGGAAGCAACTTCACTAGGGAGCTTGGAATGTGATTTTCCTGTTCTTGAAGAGGTAGGAGCTCAGGAGAAAATGCAGTTGTTATTACAAAGCATGTTATTTGGACTTCGAGCGATTGAAGAAAACTATAAAGATTTTATAGCAATCAAAATTAATTACGTATAAGGAGGTGGCTTGAATGCTACAATTAAACCTTCAGTTTTTTGCTCAGAAAAAAGGGGTAGGTAGTTCGAAGAACGGCCGTGACAGCCAAGCTAAGCGCTTAGGCGTTAAGCGTGCAGATGGTCAACTAGTTACTGCTGGAAGTATCCTTGTACGTCAAAGAGGAACGAAAGTATATCCTGGAGTAAACGTTGGTATTGGTGGAGATGACACTCTTTTTGCTACGGCAGAAGGAACTGTTAAATTCGAAAGACTTGGACGCGACAAGAAGCGTGTAAGTGTATATCCAGTAGCGGTTACTGCTGAAGCATAATCGAAAGCGAGAAGGTCTGGTGATGAAATACACCAGGCCTTTTTTATTCATAACAACACTGCTTATCTTCTTAATAAAGGAAATTACACTTTTTTGTCGAATATGTCGAGTATAGACAAGGGGCAAATGACAATTGACAATTGTTTATCGATTATATTCTTATGGAAGAATAATTTGAGTTAGGAAGATGAGATTTGGAAATACTAGATAGAACAAAACCGTATTCTGAGTTAATACATATGATGACTGATCTTCGACACGATATGGTGAATCATTTGCAAGTGATTCACGCGTATGCGAAACTGGATGGAAATGACCGTATCATCCAATATATTGATGGAATCGCGCATGAGTTTAAAATGCATAGCCGATTATCAAATATTGGCAGTCATTTTGTCGCTGCAAAGCTAATTTCATTTATGATGCGATACCCAGAGTTACAAATAGATTGCTTTATCCAGAGTAAAAACATTCTATTTCAAGTACTACCTCACCCAGAGTACGAGCTAGCTAACATCATGATAGATGTTTGTATTGCACTCGCAGCCCAAGAAACAAAACAGAATAAAATGCAAATTGCGATTTCTATTGAAGATGAGAATTCAATTGTTTTTACATTGTATGGAAAGAGTTTAGAGGAAAAACCAGGTGTATTAGCGTGTTTACATAAGAAATTGTCAAGATATAATGTGTTTGTGCAACAAAATCATCAAGATTCAGAAGTATTTGAGTGGGAACTTTCACGCAATAATAAGGGGTTATAGTAAGAAACTAAGGAAAAAAGTTAGAGGTGAATTCTTTGTTCGTAGATAAGGTTAAGATTTATGTAAAGGGTGGCGATGGCGGTAAGGGAATGGTAGCATTCCGCCGTGAGCCGTTTGTACCCGATGGTGGACCTGCTGGTGGCGATGGTGGCCGAGGTGGGGATGTAATTTTCCGTGTGGATGAAGGGTTACGAACCTTGGTGGATTTCCGCTTTAAAAAGCATTTTCGTGCTGATGGTGGTGAACATGGCAAGACGAAAAACCAACATGGTGCGAAGGCGGATAGTCTAATAGTACGCGTACCACCAGGTACCGTAGTAACGAACGTGAACACGGGGGAAGTCATTGCAGACTTAATTCGTGTGGATGATGAGGCGGTAATCGCTAAGGGTGGCCGCGGTGGCCGTGGTAACACACGTTTTGCCAATTCTCGTTTTAAAGCTCCGGATATCGCTGAGAAAGGTGAACCTGGTGAAGAATTGGAAATCCAACTTGAGTTAAAAATATTAGCTGATGTTGGGCTTGTTGGATTCCCTTCCGTAGGGAAATCGACGATTCTTTCTGTCGTTTCTGCAGCCAAGCCGAAGATTGCGGAATACCATTTCACAACTATATCTCCGAATATCGGTGTTGTAAAAGCTGGCGACGATAGCTTTGTCATGGCAGACCTTCCGGGTCTAATTGAGGGCGCACATTTAGGTGTGGGACTAGGGCATCAATTCCTAAGGCACATTGAAAGAACTCGTGTAATAGTACACGTAGTCGACATGTCTGCTCTAGAGGGACGTGATCCATTCAATGACTATCAACAAATCAATGCAGAGCTTGAATTATACAATTTACGATTGATGGAAAGACCGCAGTTGATTGTAGCGAATAAAATGGACATGCCAGATGCGCAAGAAAATCTTGTGAAATTCACAGAAGAATTAAAACAGCATTATAAGGAAAATGGCTTAAACCCTGATGATGTCAAGATATATGAAGTATCTGCATTAACGAAAAAGGGATTGGATCCATTAGTTCGAGATATCGCAACGATGCTTCGTGATCTACCTAACATTTTATTATACGATGAGATTGGTGAATCAGAAGAGGATTATAAAGTATATAGAGCGCAACAAGAAGAAAAACCATTTACAATTAGTCGTGACCAGCATGTGTATGTTGTCGGTGGCGAGAAGATTGAAAAACTTGTACTTATGACTGACTTCAGCCGCGAAGA encodes the following:
- the obgE gene encoding GTPase ObgE, with product MFVDKVKIYVKGGDGGKGMVAFRREPFVPDGGPAGGDGGRGGDVIFRVDEGLRTLVDFRFKKHFRADGGEHGKTKNQHGAKADSLIVRVPPGTVVTNVNTGEVIADLIRVDDEAVIAKGGRGGRGNTRFANSRFKAPDIAEKGEPGEELEIQLELKILADVGLVGFPSVGKSTILSVVSAAKPKIAEYHFTTISPNIGVVKAGDDSFVMADLPGLIEGAHLGVGLGHQFLRHIERTRVIVHVVDMSALEGRDPFNDYQQINAELELYNLRLMERPQLIVANKMDMPDAQENLVKFTEELKQHYKENGLNPDDVKIYEVSALTKKGLDPLVRDIATMLRDLPNILLYDEIGESEEDYKVYRAQQEEKPFTISRDQHVYVVGGEKIEKLVLMTDFSREDGVVRFQRILKGIGVDNALRQAGAKEGDTIRIVEMEFEFVD
- a CDS encoding Spo0B domain-containing protein; protein product: MEILDRTKPYSELIHMMTDLRHDMVNHLQVIHAYAKLDGNDRIIQYIDGIAHEFKMHSRLSNIGSHFVAAKLISFMMRYPELQIDCFIQSKNILFQVLPHPEYELANIMIDVCIALAAQETKQNKMQIAISIEDENSIVFTLYGKSLEEKPGVLACLHKKLSRYNVFVQQNHQDSEVFEWELSRNNKGL
- a CDS encoding ribosomal-processing cysteine protease Prp, which produces MVEIKIAKNSLDEIVSLQVNGHAGYADAGQDIVCSAVSILTFNTINSIEHFLKAKLHPEATSLGSLECDFPVLEEVGAQEKMQLLLQSMLFGLRAIEENYKDFIAIKINYV
- the rplU gene encoding 50S ribosomal protein L21, encoding MYAIIETGGKQYKVEQGTELYIEKLDVEAGDVVNFDKVLFVAKDGQVQVGSPTVANATVTAKVEKHGRGEKIIVFKYKSKKNYKKKQGHRQPFTKVIVETINA
- a CDS encoding TIGR03936 family radical SAM-associated protein, yielding MAITIRARFSKGDALRYISHLDLQRMFGRALRRANIPVAYSQGFNPHPRLSFGSALGVGTTSESEFIDVDLAEMLDEQDFITKMNKILPPGFSIEEAVIYETEEGAKQKTLMSVINTAEYEIYFYPRESKVTIELEQALAALDKLNETQEWIVSRFSKKKDRELDIKPFVYWMEIVFDEQVMILKAMVKSGSEANVRPDELVTALKTYGDLPEMPYHIHRKKLGIIDETKSIKQPF
- the rpmA gene encoding 50S ribosomal protein L27; this encodes MLQLNLQFFAQKKGVGSSKNGRDSQAKRLGVKRADGQLVTAGSILVRQRGTKVYPGVNVGIGGDDTLFATAEGTVKFERLGRDKKRVSVYPVAVTAEA
- a CDS encoding Rne/Rng family ribonuclease produces the protein MSKKLIINCDSREIRVGAIENERLVDLYIQRPENQRVVGNIYKGRVENVLPGMQAAFIDIGLEKNAFLYVDDAVPTNHSGGANNPTNLDIQNVLRQGQEIVVQVIKEPFGTKGARVSTNINIPGRYVVLMPLSKYIGISRKIEMELERERLRTISEGLFGKEQMGLIVRTVADGVTDRQLEVDYLYLKGLWEKVQKNLTKVKTPGLVHRDLEILPRVIRDVFTEDVNEVVIDTYEDYVAIVKIIESIAPHKKSCVTHYKGKDPIFHHYLIEQELDKALKQKVWLKSGGYLIIDHTEALTVIDVNTGKFVGQSSLEETVVTTNVEAAREVAFQLRLRNISGIIIVDFIDMHIEGNQQKVLRVLEEELKKDRNKTHLLGITKLGLVEITRKKVRKSLNEFIMGTCQTCHGTGKTWSKEATTNKIDREVRHFLRYSKDDAIVIELHEDIVSEFKGEQEEHIHRLEDEFGKRIFIRIKKHVPLQHFNIVFSGEVRDATRIAKLTNFN